In the genome of Calonectris borealis chromosome 14, bCalBor7.hap1.2, whole genome shotgun sequence, the window CCTGGCAGTGGGCAAAGGTAAAACACAGCTTTGGCAGAGCTGTGCCGGGGTTACGGCGGGAAGGGGGGAGTGATTGCTAAACCCACCTCTGGGAGGAACTGAGGAGAAGCAGTTGCCGTGGCATGGGAGGCGAGTAAAAGGCTCACTGGTTTTGGGCATCAGGCAAAGGTTTTGGCATCAGTAGGGCTTGCTCCTCGGCAGGAGATGCTCGTTGTCGGCTCTGCTCAGGTGACCACCGTATGCAGGACCCCGTCGTTATTCAGGCATGTGTGCCCGTGCGCCTGTGTGCCAGAGAGAAACTGTACACAACCCTTTTGGCCGTCGCAGGGAGCATTCCCGTGCCGCTGCAGTACTGTGTCGGTCCTCCCCTGCGGATGTCCAAGCTCTACGATCAGTGTTGTCAGGAGGGAGACCACCGTCTCCTTTTCACCAGGGCCCCAGGTAGGGCACAGAGAAAGCAAGAGCCGCTTCTTGCTGGAGTAGCAGAGGTAGGACTTGAGCTTCAGCCCTCGCCTTGTGGCCGGTGTTGTTCCCATCCTCTCTGGGAAGGATTTCTTTAGAAGCCCCAATCTCATCACTTAATCTCTTGTTGCTCCTCTCTTGCTCTTCAAAAGccagaaggaaattttaaaagatggcaaGGCCACTCCTGAGTTTCTGTTGCCGGACTGCGGAGAGGATGTTTTGAATTCTGCTTGCGGTCTGCCGtgctgccagctcagccctgcagacCGTGTGTTTGGGGGCCTAGAGGGACCCTGAACTCTGGGAAATGGTCTCTTGTGTGGGCAGACTTACTACTTTCAAAGAACACCTAGTTTCATTTGTCTCaagatttaacattttttaaaatgatgggATCAGCTTATGAGCTGATCATTAAGCTGGAAAATATCAGCTGAATGCATGGATCTTATAGACGTGTCCGTGGCAGCATGGGATCCATCTGGTTAGCTAGTCCTCTCGaaaaaatgaggcttttgagAGTATTTTATTAAAGTGCATGTGTATCACTGGCCTCCTCACCATCCCCACGATGAATGTTGAACCCATGGCATGTGCGTGCTAGAGAGACCCCTTGTCACCAGCCCTGGGGAAGAAATAGCTGCAACTCTGACActacagaaagaaataagaaaacgCTTCCACCACGGGACACAGGTCTGGAGGAAGCCCAGCTTCCTTAACTCAGCGCTTGTCGAGTTCCCTGCCACCATTGTTTTCTTCGGTGCCTGCCGTGCTATGGGGGCTAGTGCTCAGCTTGCTGCCTGGCCCGCGTCCAGACGCTGGGCAGGGGAACCGCCCCGGGTGAGTTATCGCAGGAGGAATGCCGCTGGGTGAGCTGGACGGGCAGGGGGAGAGCCAGCTCCCCGTGCGACAGTTACGATTTTGGCAGCTCAGTTTTGACATGAGAACGACCTCTTCTGCCGCGGGAGAATGTGAACCGATACTCGGTGTGACgcacccgcccggcgccccgTCATCCTCCTTGCCGCGATGTCGGTAGGATCCCAGGGGGATCTCGGTGCAGGATGCACCATGAAAACACGGCCAGCCCTGGGAGAAGCAGCATTTAGAGAATGCCAGCCACACtgccgggcaggggaagggatATCGGTTCAACAGAAGGGACACGCAGTGGGAACGTCAGCCTGGCGAGCCTTGCCAGCTGAAAGGCTTTGTGCAGGAGATCCCTACCCCCTGAAATGCGTCATCTGCCACTGCAGCATTTCAGTGGgactgctgggctgggctggctttCCCGGGATGCAAACTGGGATTTGGAAGGATTCTGTTGGAGAAGCCATTTAATGTTTAAGGCACTGACTGCTCGCTGTCTGGCAGACTCGGCTCCACATTCATGATGAAGATAGGCACAGAGGGCTACTGTGAGGTGCTGTGCCCTGTAGGAAATCTCGTaactgctgagcagaggagggagcttttcctctgggcagggaAGAAAACCGCAACGGAGCTTATTACACCTTCCCTGCAACAGCTGATGCTGGTCGAAGTGGGGCAGAGGCGATCAGCCAGACAGGAATTACCCTGCTGCGCGGTGGCAGTTCCTGTACACCAGCTCCGCTGATTTGGCTCCCAGATGTGGAACCAAACGAGCGCGCGTCCTCAGCCTTGCTCCTTCGGCCACGGCTCGAAGCCCTTCAGCGCTGTGACAAAGACGGCGGTCACTGGGGGACTGTAGCACTTCAGCTGGGCTTTGGTCTGTGCATTGTTTCTGCCTGCTGAGGAACACAAAAAAGGCATGGACCAATGAAGCCCCATGTCTCAGAGTACCTCCGAGTTTGAAATTCCAGGCGGCTAACTTGCCTCTCGGGATCAGCCTTTTAAATCAGGTTGGCGGCAGACACCTCTATGATGGCTTGAGAACAAAGACTTCTTCCTTGCAGAGTAAACAACACCCAAACCGAGCTCCTCAAAATATGTGTTCCTCTAAATTTTTAATGCCGTTTTCATCCAACTTGCTCATCCTGTTTCAGAAGGGCTGGGCCTCATAATTAAAAGCTCCAGCAATCTTATGTCTGGTGAATGTCATCAATGGCTTCACTATGCCGTGCCCTGCTTCTCTGAACAGTGGGAACGGTTTGGAAAGGAGCTCCTGATTAGAGAAACTCTCTGAGGTCAGGTCTCGATTCACTTTGGGTCTTCGTACCAGCTCGGCATGGAGAGAAGCTGTCACGAAATCAGGGTCACCAGCATAAATGACAATTCCCATTCAAAGCCTGGAAATACCCGAGATGAAGGGGCTGTCTGAAGCTTACAGACTTCTTCATCCTTCTACATTCATCACAGCGTGAAAGGCTGTCAGCAGCAGAAGTACCCCAGTATCTGCTCATCTAATCAGAAAAAAGTTGATGGACAATTTTATCTTAAGCTGGAAAACTGAAACAGAGCTGTCCTGCCCTTTTGAGGCTGCtgccagctgacacccagcaagCACTGAGAGCCGTGCAGGACTCTGTGACCAGTCCGCAAGCCATCAGGCGGTGCTCTGAATTGAGCTCAAAAATTTATGTTTATTATCATGTGTGTATATTTACCCCATTGCTCACTATCAGCAAGCATTGTCACTCTCTGCTGATCCTTGGTTTTCATCTAGGTGATGGTTAGGGAGCAAAGGATTCACCATGTTTTGTaacgtatacatatatatatataaaaaaacgtACTGTTTTATAAAGCTTGAGGAGGAGGCTGCTTTACTCTGTGTGGCCCAGCAGACTGTCCCAAACTCGTACTGTGCTGTGGGGATAGGCAGAAACGTGGCAGCCGTCACCTAATTAACAGCTTCATCAGAATTTTTGAGGGCTATTTTCTCATGCATCAGGCCAGGGATCCAGTTTTATGGCGCAGCATCACAAATGGTTGTTGGGCCGTAGCTGAGGGGGCGGTGATCTGTGGTGGGGTCAAACACCTCAGGGTAGGGACACCTTCCGCTAGCTTTACTAGTGTCTCCTGAATCTACACCCTGGGTCTCTGCTACCTCCAGTTGTgctaatattttgtatttattttgtctgtaGTGAGCACCACGAGAAGGAAGGAAGGTAAAGCGCAGAGGCTGCAACTTGAAGTTAACATGTGTCACCCCGCCTGCCGTACCACCTAcgttcaggtaaaaaaaaaattccactttgcaatatttcctttaaaacctgTCAGATGTTCTGTCACCCGACCCTTGTATAAGGCAGGTGTAAGTACCAGGAAAAAATGGTGCTTTTATTTGTACGCATACAGAAAGGGGTTTTGCTCGGTATGCATTCATCATTAATGAGGTAGATACAGCTCGGTATGTTTGTCACTCCTCGTAACAAGTATGTGATGAGTACATTCCATTATGCCAAGCAAATCTGGAAGGACAAATAGGTGGGTGTTTGATTCACGCAGATTAAGCACAGAAACATTCGGTCATTCAATTTCCTGGCTGCTCCTTAGCACCCAGTTCTGCTGCTTCACGTTGTCTTCACGGGTGCAGCCTTGCTCCTGCTGATCAACACAGGGTTGGTTGTGCCACTGACTTAACAGGATCTGGCCCAAGGGGATTCGTGCCAATGTGCATGTTTTGATTCTGACTGCTGGGCGGTGTAACGCGGACAGAAGCTGGTGTTCCCTGGCCTTGGAAGGGGCTCCGCTGGGTATGACCGAGGGATGAAACTGGGCCCTTCCACAGGAACTTCTGCCTCTTTTGTTCCCTTCTACCACCGctggaaagaaagcagcagcGTGGCTGAGGCGATACCTGTATTTTCACCACTGCATTTTCAGCCCCTGGCTAGTGCAAATTAGCACAGACCTCAGGTGCTTTTTCCCAGTGCAGAATGGCCTAcctatagcagcagcagcagggtcagAAGAGTCTTGCACACATCCAGTCTCGCCCAAGTCTTCCTTTGCGTAGCTTAGCTGTAGCCTAGGATCTGAACAAGATGCTCTGCACTTCAAACACTTCTTAGAtctaaaacattatttatttgaataaataaatacaaaaataggaAATTCTGAATATAAAACCTGCTTgtacaaaaaccccacaaactccCCAAGCTTTACattaatacatacatatttttgatacagtaaaaaaatctgaaattgcatacagttcttcatttaaaagacaaggcttgaatgtatttttgcagaatcatggaaataaacacatttaaCACCAAATGGAAATACACCTGACAACATTCTGTTGGACTTTTAAATAGGACAGAAGGGTGAGTGATGGTGAATGTTTATGCTCATCTTAAGGCCATCCTACTTAAACAAACATACCCTCACACTACTGCCTTTGGCCTCTGCGTCAGTAAGAACCAGCTGCCCAAACCCTCTAGCTCGGCTCTCCGGGTGTGCGCAAAACTCAGTTCAACTCTCTCCCACTGGGATAAATCAGGTACTGCCCTACTAATGTCAGGGAAATTACCACTGGGGTCTGAAAACACAAATGAGAGCAGAAGAGAAACTGTGCCCTCAAACACAAAAGTGTATGTGGTAAGGCAGAAATGAGTCCGTGCTATATTGGCCTGATTCATTTCTGTGTCACTTTGGTTGTACGTCGCTGCTATGCCATGAAAACTCACATCATCTCAACAGCACGTAGTAGCTGATGCACTGGCTACTATTCTGTGTTGGGAATGAATATTTAGCATTGATCCCTGATGAATACAGAGCATTAAGTGTTTTTGCTGAATCACCTCTTGCCTTTGCCCATAAATAAGCTAACTGATGAGATAGTGTAACACAGCTTCTAGACAGGATATTTTACCTACCATTCAGGGAGATCTCTGCCCCTCAAAAATTTGTACTTTAAACAGAGGAAAGTTTTACAGGATTTTTATATgcaaaagaattaaatatttgaaatataaaacCACTCTTTTATAGAAGAAATGTGTTGAAAACATGTTGAAAACTGCTAGGGTTTAGCTGACAAAAGCAGCAATGGCTATGACCTGTAGTACTGACTCAAGCCCGTATGTGAAGAGAAGAACAGCATTTATAATGACGTCTGCTTTCAGCACGTAAGTTTGCCACACCAGGAAATACACAGACAGAATCACACTTCCGACCGTGATCACAAGACTGAGCCCTAGTGGAGCCTCTTCTTCTGTCAGGTTACCCTTTGAAcctcaaaggaaacaaaaagctgacaTGAGTCTTTGATTTCTTCTGACAATATCACAAGCCACAAGTATTCCTGTTCAAAAAAGGCTCCAGTTCTCAAAGCTCAGAGTATATTGAAATATTGGCCTGAATCAAGGCTCTGACAGTAAATGTAAGAACAAACCCAAACACCAATGGATGACCCATTTCTTGCTGACTGGAGTTAATCTAAATAGCGAGCCATCAGTTGATGGTCAAAGTCATGACACCTACCTTTTCTTACCAGAGATAATCAGTTCTGAAACTGCAATCATTCTGATCAGTCAGCCTGACCCTCTTCTTAGTCAACCATCAAActttccccaaatccccccccagccccgcattAAGCATGACAACTCGATGACTGCGATGCACATCTAAGGGCATCCaatgctgattttaaaatcttACGCAATACAGAATCTTCTATATTCCCTGCTAATCTATTCCTATTTCAAATTACTATCATTGTAGAGAAGCTGCACTTATCTCTTCCTTGCATCTTATTTCCAAGCTAGTCTCAGTAGATTTTGCTGTTTAACTACATTAGACTTGAAACTCACTTCTTTATTCATCCACCAGGCTCCAAGCAAACATATGCAGAAAGCTTTAAGGCAGCAGGCTAAATTCACCCCTACAGCAAGTCAGCTGAATTCAACAGACACCCGCCTTGCATAAATGTCTTAGGAATATCGAGCATAGATTTTAATAgtaacttgtttttttaaaaaaaggactttaTGAAGTTTTAGCAAGCTCTGGACAGGGGTCAGGAGGCTCTTTACGCTGTTCTGGCTTAGTGAGATGAAGATGTTGGAACTGGTATGTGTCTTCAGCAGGAGTGAAAGGAAAAGGTGTAGTCGCGATGGCAGCCGTACGCTGCTCAGGGACATCCTTAGCATTACCTGTTCCACAAGGCGCCGGCCATTCGGTTACTTGTGTATGTTGCTGGGGCAGTTGAAAGGAGCCGTATCGCCTCAGTGAATGGAAATCTCTGTGTTTCAGCATGTTCATTCTCACAAGTCATGCTCAATTATAAACAGCGTAACAGCATTCTAGCTGTCCCGGTTATATTGCTTTCTGACAACCCAGCTATTGTTTTTTAATGGCATTATAGATTATATTTCATATGAGAGCAAATTCTGTTTGACCCTCTGGCCAAATATATTGATCAGTCAGATAAAGTTTAATGACGTAAATGAACAACAGTCTCCAAATATCTGCTAGTCTGCTAAACTGGTATGTTTTGACACACACTCGATTTCAGAATGATTAATGTTTAAAGATTATATTCCACTGAAAAGGCACAGTGATAACATGACATACCCAAGTATAATCGGAGCACTTCAAGAATGGCCATAATGAAAAGCAAGGTGAGATCAGGAGCCAAAAAATCATCTGGATAACTGAAAACTTGACCTGTAGAATAACACAGTGTAAATAAGCCAGGAAAATACAGTAGGCATACTGACAAACCATAACGGTGTCATGAGCACACAGCCTAATTCTGTGTTAGAGTACGTGCAACTTACTTTTATAAACAATCATTGCAAGAGTTGCCAAGAAGTAAAAGATGTAATAAATGCCATTTACGTAAAATAGAATCTGTAAAGGAACAGATGACAGCTGATAATTGTTGTTAAGGATTTCTCATAGCAATGAGGTGGGATCCATTTCATAAAATCCCCATTTCCCAGTAACCTCAAAATATACTGCTGTGCCTTTTTATACTAAATCGTTCTGCTATGACTGGCTTACTGGGTAGGGTTCAGAAAGTAACTTGGGATTGCAAATACCAAGAGTTAGGATAAAAGCTTGCTGTTTCAGCTTTGGCTTtagttccttttttaaaaattatttggtatGTAGTGGGGTGTTCGTTAGCCTAAGGAAATGGTGGTGTGTGCGCATGTGTACATTTCCCCAAACAACTTCTATATCTGTTAGTCAGCCTTATGCAAGTTGACAGAGGGTTGGCAGACTCCAATACATCAAATTCCTGTAAGTTTTTGAAAATAGGTGGCTCTGTGAAGCAGACAGGCCCTATTACTGCCCACATGATGGAAAGTCTGAAAGCTGTGCTCTGTCTTTTTTACGTGCCTGAGAAAGGCCACGAGCTCAACTTTAAGATGTAAATTCTGAAGAAACACACTTCCTTAATTCACTGCTCACAAAACTAACTGTTGCATACTATGAGATAATATTTAGCTCTAGTTATTTGTCTGCTATGTGGATCCACTGCCAAGATATTGCAGAGCTTCACCATCCTCAATACACCCTCAAAACGCCCCTGAAGTTTATATATAGCACACAGTCACGCAATTAGGGAGAAATTACTTGCAGGCTCAGGACAGATTCCTCTCACCTGTAGCCATCCCAAGATGACAGCCATCCTAAAGTTACACATCGAGTCTGAATTAGTCGTCCGTGCTCCCCCTCGAGTCAGCGGAGATGGGAACCTGCCTAGCCAAGCAGCTCCCGAGCAGGGTGGGATGAACTACTGTCTGGTGTTAAACCTGCCAGCTCCCTCTCTGACTGCAACAGGAGTTGAAATGTCTAGTTTATAGGAGGTACCTAACAGTTGGAGGTCTTCAAGAGCCCACCCACCCCCACGGACAGGTACGATCCCTATATAGCAGGTACGTACTGAAGGAATAATTTTCTCTTGAGGGACAGCAGCATGTCATTAATGCAATATAGGAGACACGTGTAGGACATCCTGGGGCTCACCACCACGTGGAGAAGCTGGAATGTGGCTCCAAGAATCCAAAAAGTTTGGCCATTCATATGTATTTTTGATAGCCAAATTATGCAAAATGCCTTTCTTAGCCTTAAATACAATGTAGTTTATATAAGGAAGTTATCAGTGCAGATTTCATTATTTCCACATCTGTCTTTCTATACTCAAAGTATTCTTTatcctcccccctctctcccccagcccttctcAAATCctctgagtatctccaagcagAGACTTCATCCCAGGCATCTTTTGCAGGAACTGCCCATCCAGTTTCCGAATGGAGCACCCACCCACACGCGGTGGATGTATTCCAGTTCCCAGAGCAGctcattttattaaaacagaaccaggtttttgtgtttttccagTTGAAGGAAGGTGGAGCAAAAAATTACTAGATGGGTTCTAAGCATGGAAATCTCTGAAGCCAAGGGTGTCTCCTCTTAGGAGGTTACTTAGATCTTGGCAGGAGTAAAGGTAGGGTGAATTAACATTAACATGAGAGAAGAGGAAGTACTACTGGAAGCTGCTTTTACTACCTTGTCGGCTGTGTCAGCTGTCTGTGAGTGTGCTGCATGGCGTTTGTGTCCCATCAGTCCACACATCCCATTTTTAGCCTTGCTTCCTAAGGAAATGAGAGTGATGTGATCATAAAATGAggctgccagccctctgccaagaCTGCAGGGGTTTCTGCGTGAGTGGGAGCCCATCAGGGCAAAATCTCAGCAAAACCCCAGCTAATGCTGTGGAAAATATCTTCCTTGGAAGAAACGTTTTACCGGTTTTGCTTCCTATGGATGGTGCTGATGATGGAAAACACAA includes:
- the TMEM80 gene encoding transmembrane protein 80 isoform X1 — translated: MCNFRMAVILGWLQILFYVNGIYYIFYFLATLAMIVYKSQVFSYPDDFLAPDLTLLFIMAILEVLRLYLGSKGNLTEEEAPLGLSLVITVGSVILSVYFLVWQTYVLKADVIINAVLLFTYGLESVLQVIAIAAFVS
- the TMEM80 gene encoding transmembrane protein 80 isoform X2 — protein: MAVVRRGRTSSVLSSVPLQILFYVNGIYYIFYFLATLAMIVYKSQVFSYPDDFLAPDLTLLFIMAILEVLRLYLGSKGNLTEEEAPLGLSLVITVGSVILSVYFLVWQTYVLKADVIINAVLLFTYGLESVLQVIAIAAFVS